In Papaver somniferum cultivar HN1 chromosome 1, ASM357369v1, whole genome shotgun sequence, a genomic segment contains:
- the LOC113287034 gene encoding acyl-CoA C20 Delta5-desaturase-like yields MANRRMWLKINLPKMAKVRTSNATLCIALVRKLQHLQKQAYYRFLEKTYYLHLVGLALLLYTVEGLSHLIWGMDVRTTLGYHFTFVVNSMCHTWGESHGKPTTYPGKIGW; encoded by the exons atggctaataggcgcatgtggctgaaaataaatcttccaaagatggcaaaggtgagaacgtcAAATGCAACACTATGCATAGCTCttgtaagaaag ttgcaacatTTACAGAAACAAGCCTACTACAGGTTCCTTGAAAAGACCTACTACCTTCATCTAGTTGGCCTTGCACTGTTGTTGTACACCGTAGAAGGCTTATCCCACCTTATTTGGGGAATG GATGTACGAACAACATTAGGGTACCATTTCACATTCGTGGTGAATTCAATGTGCCATACATGGGGGGAAAGCCATGGAAAACCAACGACTTATCCAGGAAAAATTGGATGGTAG